In one Rhinopithecus roxellana isolate Shanxi Qingling chromosome 1, ASM756505v1, whole genome shotgun sequence genomic region, the following are encoded:
- the LOC104673294 gene encoding aurora kinase A, with protein MDRSKENCISGPVKPAAPVGGPKRVLVTQQFPCQNPLPANRGQAQRVLCPSNSSQRVPLQAQKLVSSHKLVQNQKQKQLQATSVPHPVSRPLSHTPKSKQPLPSAPENTPEEELASKQKNEESKKRQWALEDFEIGRPLGKGKFGNVYLAREKQSKFILALKVLFKAQLEKAGVEHQLRREVEIQSHLRHPNILRLYGYFHDATRVYLILEYAPLETVYRELQKLSKFDEQRTATYITELANALSYCHSKRVIHRDIKPENLLLGSAGELKIADFGWSVHAPSSRRTTLCGTLDYLPPEMIEGRMHDEKVDLWSLGVLCYEFLVGKPPFEANTYQETYKRISRVEFTFPDFVTEGARDLISRLLKHNPSQRPMLREVLEHPWIAANSSKPSNCQNKESTSKQS; from the coding sequence ATGGACCGATCTAAAGAAAACTGCATTTCAGGGCCTGTTAAGCCTGCAGCTCCAGTTGGAGGTCCAAAACGTGTTCTCGTGACTCAGCAATTTCCTTGTCAGAATCCATTACCTGCAAATCGTGGCCAGGCTCAGCGGGTCCTGTGTCCTTCAAATTCTTCCCAGCGTGTTCCTTTGCAAGCACAAAAGCTTGTTTCCAGTCACAAACTGGTTCAGAATCAGAAGCAGAAGCAATTGCAGGCAACCAGTGTACCTCATCCTGTCTCCAGGCCACTGAGTCATACCCCAAAGAGCAAGCAGCCGCTGCCGTCGGCACCTGAAAATACTCCTGAGGAGGAACTGgcatcaaaacagaaaaatgaagaatcaAAAAAGAGGCAGTGGGCTTTGGAAGACTTTGAAATTGGTCGCCCTCTGGGTAAAGGAAAGTTTGGTAATGTTTATTtggcaagagaaaaacagagcaaGTTTATTCTGGCTCTTAAAGTGTTATTTAAAGCTCAGTTGGAGAAAGCCGGAGTGGAGCATCAGCTCAGAAGAGAAGTAGAAATACAGTCCCACCTTCGGCATCCTAATATTCTCAGACTGTATGGTTATTTCCATGATGCTACCAGAGTCTACCTAATTCTGGAATATGCACCACTTGAAACAGTCTATAGAGAACTTCAGAAACTTTCAAAGTTTGATGAGCAGAGAACTGCTACTTATATAACAGAATTGGCAAATGCCCTGTCTTACTGTCATTCGAAGAGAGTTATTCACAGAGACATTAAGCCGGAGAATTTACTTCTTGGATCAGCTGGAGAGCTTAAAATTGCAGATTTTGGGTGGTCCGTACATGCTCCATCTTCCAGGAGGACCACTCTCTGTGGCACCCTGGACTACCTGCCCCCCGAAATGATTGAAGGTCGGATGCATGATGAGAAGGTGGATCTCTGGAGCCTTGGAGTTCTTTGCTATGAGTTTTTAGTTGGGAAGCCTCCTTTTGAGGCAAACACATACCAAGAGACCTATAAAAGAATATCACGGGTTGAATTCACATTCCCTGATTTTGTAACAGAGGGAGCCAGGGACCTCATTTCAAGACTGTTGAAGCATAATCCCAGCCAGAGGCCAATGCTCAGAGAAGTACTTGAACACCCCTGGATCGCAGCAAATTCATCAAAACCATCAAATTGCCAAAACAAAGAGTCAACTAGCAAACAGTCTTAG